One Nicotiana tomentosiformis chromosome 4, ASM39032v3, whole genome shotgun sequence genomic window carries:
- the LOC138909833 gene encoding uncharacterized protein, translating to MLKGPDSRKYTQLSFKPSATPELIPKRFKMTDIPKYDGTSDPQEHITTYTTTVKGNDLAQHEIESILLKKFGKILTKGALTWYSLLPEHSIDSFEMLADSFIKAHVGARKVQARKADIFRISQGESELLREFVIRFQKERMLLPAFRTSGQWRHL from the coding sequence ATGCTAAAAGGACCAGATTCGAGGAAGTATACACAGTTGTCATTTAAACCAAGCGCGACACCGGAACTGATCCCAAAGAGGTTTAAGATGACGGAtattccaaagtatgatgggacATCGGACCCACAGGAGCACATCACGACCTATACCACGACAGTAAAAGGAAATGACTTGGCTCAGCATGAGATCGAGTCGATTTTGTTGAAAAAGTTTGGCAAAATCCTTACGAAGGGTGCCCTGACATGGTATTCTCTCTTACCTGAGCATTCAATcgattcttttgaaatgcttgcagattcGTTCATCAAAGCTCATGTTGGAGCAAGAAAGGTCCAGGCTAGAAAGGCGGATATATTTAGAATTTCGCAAGGAGAATCAGAGTTGCTGCGAGAATTCGTGATCCGgttccagaaagaaaggatgttgtTACCAGCATTTCGGACGAGTGGGCAGTGGAGGCATTTATAA
- the LOC104106511 gene encoding transcription factor SRM1 → MTIDESSSSIWSREQDKAFENALATYPEDSPDRWEKIASDVPGKTLKEVKHHYNLLLDDVSRIESGCVPLPCYNSSSDSSTSHGADEGIGKKSGNSNGESNHGGKSTRADQERRKGIAWTEDEHRLFLLGLDKYGKGDWRSISRNFVVTRTPTQVASHAQKYFIRLNSMNRDRRRSSIHDITSVNTGEVSVPQGPITGQSNGSATGSSSKQSKQPTPALAAPPGVGIYGATSIGQPIGGPFVSAVGTPVNLPPSTHMAYGVRPPLPGAVVPGAPMNMGPMTYPMPHTMHR, encoded by the exons ATGACAATAGATGAGTCAAGTAGCTCCATATGGAGTAGAGAGCAGGATAAAGCATTTGAGAATGCCTTGGCAACTTATCCTGAGGATTCTCCGGATAGGTGGGAGAAAATTGCGTCTGATGTTCCTGGGAAAACCTTAAAAGAGGTTAAGCATCACTACAACCTCTTACTAGATGATGTTAGCAGGATCGAGTCTGGCTGTGTTCCTTTACCTTGTTATAACTCTTCTTCGGACAGTTCTACAAGCCATGGTGCTGATGAAGGAATAGGAAAGAAGAGTGGGAATTCAAATGGTGAATCAAATCATGGAGGTAAGTCTACGAGGGCGGATCAGGAGCGTCGCAAAGGCATTGCATGGACAGAGGATGAACATAG ATTGTTCCTTCTTGGTTTGGACAAATACGGGAAAGGTGATTGGCGAAGTATTTCACGAAATTTTGTTGTGACGCGTACTCCTACACAAGTGGCCAGTCATGCTCAAAAATACTTCATACGTTTAAATTCTATGAATAGGGACAGGAGACGGTCAAGCATACATGACATTACCAGTGTTAACACTGGAGAAGTTTCAGTGCCTCAAGGTCCGATTACTGGCCAATCAAATGGTTCAGCTACAGGAAGTTCTAGCAAACAGAGCAAACAACCAACACCTGCATTAGCTGCTCCTCCTGGCGTTGGTATATATGGAGCAACTAGCATTGGACAACCAATAGGAGGACCCTTTGTTTCTGCAGTTGGCACGCCAGTGAATCTTCCACCATCAACACATATGGCATATGGTGTCCGGCCTCCACTTCCTGGGGCAGTTGTTCCTGGTGCTCCAATGAACATGGGTCCAATGACGTATCCAATGCCACATACAATGCATAGGTAA